One segment of Patulibacter sp. SYSU D01012 DNA contains the following:
- a CDS encoding bifunctional riboflavin kinase/FAD synthetase, with product MTARITPLADVEPRPRTVALGTFDGIHLGHREVLRGADAVVTFDPHPMEVLAPGRVPPQLTTLERRAKLIGDCGIGELVLVPFSPETSRQRAQEFVDEVLVGRLDARGVRVGENFRFGRDAEGTPAMLQADGRFETTVVPVLRVAGDTVSSTRVRELVARGAVGEARELLGSPFALSGVVEHGEKRGRELGYPTANLTPPPGHALPAHGVYACRALLADGSVRTAAVNIGIRPQFESALGVLVEAYLVDFTGDLYGQPLELEFLQRLRGEQRFDGVDELLVQMARDVEDTRRIVAAG from the coding sequence GTGACCGCGCGCATCACGCCCCTGGCGGACGTCGAGCCCCGGCCGAGGACGGTCGCCCTCGGCACCTTCGACGGCATCCACCTCGGCCACCGCGAGGTGCTGCGGGGCGCGGACGCCGTGGTGACGTTCGACCCGCATCCGATGGAGGTGCTCGCGCCGGGACGCGTCCCGCCGCAGCTGACCACGCTGGAGCGCCGCGCGAAGCTCATCGGCGACTGCGGGATCGGCGAGCTCGTGCTCGTGCCCTTCAGCCCCGAGACGTCCCGCCAGCGGGCGCAGGAGTTCGTCGACGAGGTGCTCGTCGGCCGCCTCGACGCCCGCGGCGTGCGGGTGGGCGAGAACTTCCGCTTCGGCCGCGACGCCGAGGGCACGCCGGCGATGCTGCAGGCGGACGGGCGCTTCGAGACCACGGTCGTCCCCGTCCTGCGCGTGGCGGGGGACACGGTCAGCTCGACCCGCGTCCGCGAGCTCGTGGCCCGGGGCGCGGTGGGGGAGGCGCGCGAGCTGCTCGGGTCGCCGTTCGCGCTCTCCGGCGTGGTCGAGCACGGCGAGAAGCGCGGCCGCGAGCTGGGCTACCCGACCGCCAACCTGACGCCGCCGCCGGGGCACGCCCTGCCCGCCCACGGCGTCTACGCCTGCCGGGCCCTGCTCGCGGACGGCAGCGTCCGCACCGCCGCGGTCAACATCGGCATCCGGCCGCAGTTCGAGTCGGCGCTCGGCGTGCTCGTCGAGGCGTACCTCGTCGACTTCACCGGCGACCTGTACGGCCAGCCGCTCGAGCTCGAGTTCCTGCAGCGGCTGCGGGGCGAGCAGCGCTTCGACGGGGTGGACGAGCTGCTCGTGCAGATGGCGCGCGACGTCGAGGACACGCGGCGCATCGTCGCCGCGGGCTGA
- the truB gene encoding tRNA pseudouridine(55) synthase TruB yields the protein MIAPEEVARLAAAVPDGALLVDKPAGLSSHDVVGRVRRSLGGRKARRVGHSGTLDPFATGLLIVLLGRATRLQGHLMGLDKTYETLARLGATSTTGDPEGEIVVTGVVPPDPPVLPTGLVRQRPPAYSAVRIDGERAYRRARRGEEVVVPEREVTVHAFEQTWRAGDRARYRIACSSGTYVRSLVADLHDAYCLELRRTAIGPFRVADAHGPDDPPDDWRVLPLTALLPVVMPTLEVDEETARRLGHGQRVTLDGGPAGGEVGIVHAGEAVAVGRREEDGRIRPVVGFRA from the coding sequence GTGATCGCTCCGGAGGAGGTCGCCCGGCTGGCGGCGGCCGTCCCGGACGGGGCGCTGCTCGTCGACAAGCCCGCGGGCCTGTCGAGCCACGACGTCGTCGGTCGCGTGCGCCGGTCGCTCGGCGGGCGCAAGGCGCGGCGCGTCGGGCACTCCGGGACGCTCGATCCCTTCGCCACCGGGCTGCTGATCGTGCTGCTCGGCCGCGCCACGCGGCTGCAGGGGCACCTGATGGGCCTCGACAAGACGTACGAGACGCTCGCCCGCCTGGGGGCGACGTCCACGACCGGCGACCCCGAGGGCGAGATCGTCGTCACCGGCGTGGTGCCGCCCGATCCGCCCGTCCTGCCGACCGGCCTGGTGCGCCAGCGGCCCCCGGCGTACTCCGCCGTGCGCATCGACGGCGAGCGGGCCTACCGGCGCGCGCGCCGCGGCGAGGAGGTGGTGGTGCCCGAGCGCGAGGTCACCGTCCACGCCTTCGAGCAGACGTGGCGGGCGGGCGACCGCGCCCGCTACCGGATCGCCTGCTCGTCGGGCACGTACGTGCGCAGCCTCGTCGCCGACCTGCACGACGCGTACTGCCTGGAGCTGCGGCGCACGGCGATCGGCCCGTTCCGGGTGGCCGACGCCCACGGCCCCGACGATCCGCCGGACGACTGGCGCGTCCTGCCGCTGACCGCCCTGCTGCCGGTCGTGATGCCGACCCTCGAGGTCGACGAGGAGACCGCGCGGCGGCTCGGCCACGGCCAGCGGGTGACGCTCGACGGCGGCCCCGCGGGCGGCGAGGTCGGCATCGTCCACGCCGGCGAGGCGGTCGCCGTCGGCCGCCGCGAGGAGGACGGACGGATCCGTCCCGTCGTAGGCTTCCGGGCGTGA
- a CDS encoding bifunctional oligoribonuclease/PAP phosphatase NrnA yields the protein MSLVDASRDARRTVTELLRGEDRFVTVTHEHPDGDAIGSLVAATRLLQALGKDVVAVVGPGDLPLSREYAGLMTVDLQTEVPADLADRTAVFLDCGNLDRMAVLPVRTDARRIVNIDHHHDNTRFGDVDLVAADASSCCEIVWELFADLGVPVDLDSAKALYVGLVTDTGQFMYENTGERAHRMAADLIAVGVDPFPVYRALYENVPWSKLALLGRAIARVRHEADGQLTFALIRREDYEATQAEDTDSEGIIDHLRTLAGTRLAALAREVPADPVTGAGVRTKVSLRSSGAGIDVSAIARAGGGGGHPQAAGFTTDMGEDELVAFLRTQLRDAG from the coding sequence ATGAGCCTCGTCGACGCGTCTCGCGACGCGCGGCGGACCGTGACCGAGCTCCTGCGGGGCGAGGACCGGTTCGTCACCGTCACCCACGAGCACCCGGACGGGGACGCGATCGGGTCGCTCGTGGCCGCGACGCGCCTCCTGCAGGCGCTCGGCAAGGACGTCGTGGCCGTCGTCGGCCCGGGCGACCTGCCGCTGTCCCGCGAGTACGCGGGGCTGATGACCGTCGACCTGCAGACCGAGGTCCCCGCGGACCTCGCGGACCGCACCGCGGTCTTCCTCGACTGCGGCAACCTCGACCGGATGGCGGTGCTGCCGGTGCGCACGGACGCGCGGCGCATCGTCAACATCGACCACCACCACGACAACACGCGCTTCGGCGACGTGGACCTGGTGGCCGCCGACGCGTCGAGCTGCTGCGAGATCGTCTGGGAGCTGTTCGCCGACCTCGGCGTGCCCGTCGACCTGGACAGCGCGAAGGCGCTCTACGTCGGCCTGGTCACCGACACCGGCCAGTTCATGTACGAGAACACCGGCGAGCGCGCGCACCGCATGGCGGCCGACCTGATCGCCGTCGGCGTGGACCCCTTCCCCGTGTACCGGGCGCTCTACGAGAACGTCCCGTGGTCGAAGCTGGCGCTGCTGGGGCGCGCGATCGCCCGCGTGCGGCACGAGGCCGACGGCCAGCTGACGTTCGCCCTCATCCGGCGCGAGGACTACGAGGCCACGCAGGCCGAGGACACGGACTCCGAGGGCATCATCGACCACCTGCGGACGCTGGCGGGCACCCGTCTGGCGGCGCTCGCCCGCGAGGTCCCGGCCGACCCGGTGACGGGCGCGGGCGTCCGGACGAAGGTCTCGCTGCGCTCGTCCGGGGCCGGCATCGACGTCTCCGCCATCGCCCGCGCGGGCGGCGGGGGCGGGCATCCGCAGGCCGCCGGGTTCACGACGGACATGGGCGAGGACGAGCTCGTGGCCTTCCTCCGCACCCAGCTCCGCGACGCCGGGTGA
- the rbfA gene encoding 30S ribosome-binding factor RbfA: MKPDRMRRVDEAVREVLADVLQNEMKDPRIGFATVTGVRTSTDLSHATVLVSVLELEGGSGHSAEDTLEGLRSAHGFLQRRVGEELRLKHTPLLKFTLDETVDRAMRIQELLDHPPAPPVETPEEGADAASADGEDASPTQDDAPR, translated from the coding sequence ATGAAGCCCGACCGGATGCGCCGGGTGGACGAGGCGGTCCGAGAGGTCCTCGCCGACGTCCTCCAGAACGAGATGAAGGACCCCCGGATCGGCTTCGCCACCGTGACGGGGGTCCGGACGAGCACCGACCTGAGCCACGCGACGGTCCTCGTCAGCGTGCTCGAGCTCGAGGGCGGGTCCGGGCACTCCGCAGAGGACACGCTGGAGGGCTTGCGGTCCGCCCACGGGTTCCTGCAGCGACGCGTCGGGGAGGAGCTGCGGCTGAAGCACACGCCGCTCCTGAAGTTCACGCTCGACGAGACCGTGGACCGCGCGATGCGGATCCAGGAGCTGCTCGACCATCCGCCGGCGCCGCCGGTGGAGACGCCGGAGGAGGGCGCCGACGCGGCGTCCGCCGACGGCGAGGACGCGTCCCCGACCCAGGACGATGCTCCTCGATGA
- the infB gene encoding translation initiation factor IF-2, with protein MRDAPSAPQGRPAPQGDRSLRRPEDRPLPPRPAGPGGPPRPGQPPAAGAPRPGERPLGRRPRRAKDVPPPPPTRDLRTKKPALPKGPPTLGEKPAAGAGPKIIALPDPATARPQRSGAGGSGGPGGPGRRRVVIDQPGGPRRPGVGGGPPNRRPRRRRRRQSIEEALAPLSRGDQGKTVDVPKINSGSTVKDVAEYLGVPVPEVIKKLMLMGEMATLTQTLADETIELLAGEFDREVQIVKASDEEEETPVFDDSEAELVQRPPVVTIMGHVDHGKTSLLDKLREASVAEGEAGGITQHIGAYQVHHGEDTITFLDTPGHAAFTAMRARGARLTDIAVIVVAADDGVKPQTEEAIDHARAAGVPIIVAVNKIDKEGADPLRVRTEMATIGLNPAEWGGDIEFVDVSAKTGDGLDDLLDTIGVVAELLELAANPDTEASGVVIESKLDVGRGPVATVLIQRGTLEIGDPIVSGAQWGKVRALIDYTGERIEVAGVGDPVQVLGFNGVPNAGDFAMVVDSEKTARTKAEERETRLKAEALARRSGRKFSLDEVFKRSRSAAEMKGLPLILKADVAGSLEAFEDEIAKLPQSEVLVDIVLAGVGGITESDVMLASASEAVVIGFNVGTVGNAQRVADHEGVEIRTYEVIYRALEDLRDAMEGMLDKDEIEETVGTAEVRQIFRASKVGTIAGCYVTDGRVRRNGLVRVIRDGEILRNTKIESLKRFNEDAREVATGFECGIVLREGDDLREGDILETYEKRRVDRELK; from the coding sequence GTGCGCGACGCGCCGTCCGCGCCGCAGGGCCGTCCGGCCCCGCAGGGCGACCGCTCGCTGCGGCGCCCCGAGGACCGTCCGCTGCCGCCGCGGCCCGCCGGGCCGGGTGGTCCGCCGCGCCCCGGCCAGCCGCCGGCTGCCGGCGCCCCGCGTCCGGGCGAGCGCCCCCTGGGCCGCCGCCCGCGCCGGGCCAAGGACGTTCCGCCGCCGCCCCCCACGCGCGACCTGCGCACGAAGAAGCCCGCGCTGCCGAAGGGTCCCCCGACCCTGGGCGAGAAGCCCGCGGCCGGCGCCGGCCCCAAGATCATCGCTCTGCCCGATCCCGCGACGGCGCGCCCGCAGCGCTCCGGCGCGGGCGGCTCCGGCGGCCCCGGCGGCCCCGGTCGGCGCCGCGTCGTCATCGACCAGCCGGGCGGCCCGCGCCGTCCGGGCGTCGGTGGCGGCCCGCCGAACCGGCGTCCGCGTCGCCGTCGTCGCCGTCAGTCGATCGAGGAGGCGCTGGCCCCGCTGAGCCGCGGCGACCAGGGCAAGACGGTCGACGTCCCGAAGATCAACTCGGGCTCGACGGTCAAGGACGTCGCCGAGTACCTCGGCGTGCCCGTGCCCGAGGTCATCAAGAAGCTCATGCTCATGGGCGAGATGGCCACGCTCACGCAGACGCTGGCGGACGAGACCATCGAGCTGCTCGCGGGCGAGTTCGACCGCGAGGTGCAGATCGTCAAGGCGAGCGACGAGGAGGAGGAGACCCCGGTCTTCGACGACTCCGAGGCCGAGCTCGTCCAGCGTCCGCCCGTCGTGACCATCATGGGTCACGTCGACCACGGCAAGACCTCGCTGCTCGACAAGCTGCGCGAGGCGTCCGTGGCCGAGGGCGAGGCCGGCGGCATCACGCAGCACATCGGCGCCTACCAGGTGCACCACGGCGAGGACACGATCACGTTCCTCGACACGCCGGGTCACGCGGCCTTCACGGCCATGCGTGCCCGCGGCGCTCGCCTGACGGACATCGCGGTGATCGTGGTGGCCGCCGACGACGGCGTGAAGCCGCAGACCGAGGAGGCGATCGACCACGCGCGTGCCGCGGGCGTGCCGATCATCGTCGCGGTCAACAAGATCGACAAGGAGGGCGCCGACCCGCTCCGCGTGCGGACCGAGATGGCGACCATCGGGCTCAACCCGGCCGAGTGGGGCGGCGACATCGAGTTCGTCGACGTCTCCGCGAAGACGGGCGACGGCCTCGACGACCTGCTCGACACCATCGGCGTCGTCGCGGAGCTCCTCGAGCTCGCGGCGAACCCCGACACCGAGGCGTCCGGCGTGGTCATCGAGTCGAAGCTCGACGTCGGCCGCGGCCCGGTCGCGACGGTCCTGATCCAGCGCGGCACCCTCGAGATCGGCGATCCGATCGTCTCGGGCGCCCAGTGGGGCAAGGTCCGCGCGCTCATCGACTACACGGGCGAGCGCATCGAGGTGGCCGGCGTCGGCGACCCGGTGCAGGTCCTCGGCTTCAACGGGGTGCCCAACGCGGGCGACTTCGCGATGGTCGTCGACTCCGAGAAGACGGCGCGCACGAAGGCCGAGGAGCGCGAGACGCGCCTGAAGGCCGAGGCGCTCGCCCGCCGCTCGGGCCGCAAGTTCTCGCTCGACGAGGTCTTCAAGCGCTCGCGCTCCGCCGCCGAGATGAAGGGCCTGCCCCTCATCCTCAAGGCGGACGTGGCCGGCTCGCTCGAGGCGTTCGAGGACGAGATCGCGAAGCTGCCCCAGAGCGAGGTCCTCGTGGACATCGTCCTGGCCGGCGTCGGTGGCATCACCGAGTCCGACGTCATGCTCGCGTCGGCGTCCGAGGCCGTGGTCATCGGCTTCAACGTCGGCACGGTCGGCAACGCCCAGCGCGTGGCGGACCACGAGGGCGTCGAGATCCGCACGTACGAGGTGATCTACCGCGCGCTCGAGGACCTCCGCGACGCGATGGAGGGCATGCTCGACAAGGACGAGATCGAGGAGACCGTCGGCACCGCCGAGGTCCGCCAGATCTTCCGTGCCTCGAAGGTCGGCACGATCGCCGGCTGCTACGTCACGGACGGCCGCGTGCGCCGCAACGGCCTCGTGCGGGTCATCCGCGACGGCGAGATCCTGCGGAACACGAAGATCGAGAGCCTCAAGCGGTTCAACGAGGACGCCCGCGAGGTCGCGACCGGGTTCGAGTGCGGCATCGTGCTGCGCGAGGGCGACGACCTGCGCGAGGGCGACATCCTCGAGACGTACGAGAAGCGCCGGGTCGACCGCGAGCTGAAGTGA
- the nusA gene encoding transcription termination factor NusA, giving the protein MSREIVEAMRALAREKGIPEERLVAALEDALLSAYKKQPGAAKYARVELDQDSGDYRVIELLVPEMLEAGLIVETIDEQSYEDPETGEWIEPSDVEIPGEKLAEHRDEIPERDVTPDDFGRIAAQTAKQVILQRIREAERDMMFDEFADRVGEMVTGIVQQSDNRYTLLQLRDRVEALLPRSEQVYGERYDHNQRLKAVIKEVSQSAKGPSIIVSRRDPEVIRALFELEVPEIADGLVEITGVAREPGYRSKIAVVSHAAGVDPVGACVGPRGSRVRMVVSELKGEKIDIIPYNDEPGRFIAKALSPAHVREVFIDDEQRQATVVVPDEDLTKAIGREGQNVRLAARLTGWRIDIKKASDALAQAATGGDAGDVEAEEPIGDGRCSAVMTSGRRCPNAALPGSIFCGLPAHQALVRFGRVEVAVLEDLPEDELDALADPDKSQEDVQDIVTRAEEAYAERVAAEGPVPTEEDLGPVQAEAGEPVDAEAQDAPAVEDDGNEAPDAADDAAPGVEDVPSA; this is encoded by the coding sequence ATGTCCCGCGAGATCGTAGAGGCGATGCGCGCCCTGGCGCGCGAGAAGGGCATCCCCGAGGAGCGGCTCGTCGCCGCCCTCGAGGACGCGCTCCTCTCCGCCTACAAGAAGCAGCCCGGCGCGGCGAAGTACGCCCGGGTCGAGCTCGACCAGGACAGCGGCGACTACCGCGTCATCGAGCTGCTCGTCCCCGAGATGCTCGAGGCCGGCCTGATCGTCGAGACGATCGACGAGCAGAGCTACGAGGACCCCGAGACGGGCGAGTGGATCGAGCCGTCCGACGTGGAGATCCCGGGCGAGAAGCTCGCGGAGCACCGCGACGAGATCCCCGAGCGCGACGTCACCCCCGACGACTTCGGCCGCATCGCCGCGCAGACCGCCAAGCAGGTCATCCTGCAGCGGATCCGCGAGGCCGAGCGCGACATGATGTTCGACGAGTTCGCCGACCGCGTCGGCGAGATGGTCACGGGCATCGTGCAGCAGTCCGACAACCGCTACACGCTGCTCCAGCTGCGCGACCGCGTCGAGGCGCTGCTGCCCCGCTCGGAGCAGGTCTACGGCGAGCGCTACGACCACAACCAGCGCCTGAAGGCGGTGATCAAGGAGGTCTCGCAGTCCGCGAAGGGTCCCTCGATCATCGTGTCCCGTCGCGACCCCGAGGTCATCCGCGCGCTCTTCGAGCTCGAGGTCCCCGAGATCGCCGACGGCCTGGTCGAGATCACGGGCGTCGCGCGCGAGCCCGGCTACCGCTCGAAGATCGCGGTCGTCTCGCACGCCGCGGGCGTCGACCCGGTCGGCGCGTGCGTCGGCCCGCGCGGCTCCCGCGTGCGCATGGTCGTCTCCGAGCTCAAGGGCGAGAAGATCGACATCATCCCGTACAACGACGAGCCGGGCCGCTTCATCGCGAAGGCCCTCTCGCCGGCGCACGTGCGCGAGGTCTTCATCGACGACGAGCAGCGCCAGGCGACCGTGGTCGTGCCGGACGAGGACCTGACGAAGGCGATCGGCCGGGAGGGGCAGAACGTGCGCCTGGCCGCGCGCCTGACCGGCTGGCGCATCGACATCAAGAAGGCGTCGGACGCCCTCGCCCAGGCGGCGACCGGCGGCGACGCCGGCGACGTCGAGGCGGAGGAGCCGATCGGCGACGGCCGCTGCTCGGCCGTGATGACGAGCGGCCGGCGCTGCCCGAACGCGGCGCTGCCCGGCTCCATCTTCTGCGGCCTGCCCGCGCACCAGGCGCTCGTGCGCTTCGGGCGCGTCGAGGTCGCCGTCCTCGAGGACCTGCCGGAGGACGAGCTCGACGCGCTCGCCGACCCGGACAAGTCGCAGGAGGACGTCCAGGACATCGTCACGCGGGCCGAGGAGGCGTACGCCGAGCGCGTCGCCGCCGAGGGCCCGGTACCGACCGAGGAGGATCTCGGTCCGGTGCAGGCGGAGGCGGGCGAGCCCGTCGACGCCGAGGCGCAGGACGCGCCGGCCGTCGAGGACGACGGCAACGAGGCTCCGGACGCGGCGGACGACGCCGCGCCCGGGGTGGAGGACGTCCCGTCCGCGTAG
- the rimP gene encoding ribosome maturation factor RimP, whose translation MTSSIQDTVEARLRTADPAVEVLLAEVVGGGTLRVLIDHPDGVSLDLCVEVTHHLNDLRERYAVEVSSPGRDRPLVKPEHFRRFVGRRAKVRTREPLAVSGADAPRRSFTGELVGADDQAVTLAADTGVVTIPYAEIHRSNLVEE comes from the coding sequence ATGACCTCCTCCATCCAGGACACCGTCGAAGCACGACTTCGCACCGCGGACCCCGCGGTGGAGGTCCTGCTGGCCGAGGTCGTCGGCGGGGGCACGCTGCGCGTGCTCATCGATCACCCGGACGGCGTCTCCCTGGATCTCTGCGTGGAGGTCACGCACCACCTGAACGACCTCCGCGAGCGCTACGCGGTGGAGGTCTCGTCCCCGGGCCGCGACCGTCCGCTCGTGAAGCCCGAGCACTTCCGGCGGTTCGTCGGTCGTCGGGCGAAGGTCCGCACGCGCGAGCCGCTCGCCGTGTCGGGGGCCGACGCGCCGCGCCGGTCGTTCACCGGCGAGCTCGTCGGAGCGGACGACCAGGCCGTGACGCTCGCGGCCGACACGGGCGTCGTGACGATCCCGTACGCCGAGATCCACCGCAGCAACCTCGTCGAGGAGTAG
- the coaBC gene encoding bifunctional phosphopantothenoylcysteine decarboxylase/phosphopantothenate--cysteine ligase CoaBC, whose amino-acid sequence MARLLLGVTGGIAAYKAVAFVRLATAAGHAVRVVQTPVSQRFVAPETFRAITGAPVLTDEFEPDPLRGAYPGDPLPTHAAISHLALVERADAYLIAPATANAIAGLAAGRADSLLSSAYLAADGPVLVAPAMNHRMWHHAATRRNVARIVEDGVTLVPPGSGRLASKGEAGDGRLAEPEELLAAVEAALAPRRDLDGVHVLVSAGGTREPIDAVRFVGNRSSGRMGYAVAARAAARGARVTLVAANVGLPDPPGCDVVRVATAEELRRACGAAFGDADVLVMAAAVADFRPVAPAAGKIKKAGRDELTITLEATTDVLSELAGRRRPGQTLVGFAAEHGPEALVHARGKLERKGLDAVVVNDVSLPGIAFDADHNAVTIVTAAGDEPVARAPKADVADAILDHVVRARTA is encoded by the coding sequence ATGGCACGGCTGCTGCTCGGCGTCACCGGCGGGATCGCCGCCTACAAGGCGGTCGCCTTCGTGCGGCTCGCCACGGCGGCGGGGCACGCGGTGCGGGTGGTGCAGACGCCCGTCTCCCAGCGCTTCGTGGCGCCCGAGACCTTCCGCGCGATCACGGGCGCGCCCGTCCTGACCGACGAGTTCGAGCCCGACCCGCTGCGGGGGGCGTACCCCGGCGACCCGTTGCCGACCCACGCCGCGATCAGCCACCTGGCGCTCGTCGAGCGCGCGGACGCCTACCTGATCGCTCCGGCGACGGCCAACGCGATCGCGGGACTGGCCGCCGGCCGGGCCGACTCCCTGCTGTCCTCGGCGTACCTCGCCGCGGACGGCCCGGTGCTCGTCGCGCCCGCCATGAACCACCGGATGTGGCATCACGCCGCGACGCGGCGCAACGTCGCGCGGATCGTCGAGGACGGCGTGACCCTCGTGCCGCCGGGCTCCGGCCGCCTGGCCTCGAAGGGCGAGGCCGGCGACGGGCGCCTGGCCGAGCCGGAGGAGCTGCTGGCGGCCGTCGAGGCGGCGCTCGCGCCCCGCCGCGACCTCGACGGGGTCCACGTCCTCGTGTCCGCCGGCGGCACCCGCGAGCCGATCGACGCCGTGCGCTTCGTGGGCAACCGCTCGTCCGGCCGCATGGGGTACGCCGTCGCGGCGCGCGCCGCCGCCCGGGGGGCGCGGGTGACGCTCGTGGCCGCCAACGTCGGCCTGCCCGACCCGCCGGGGTGCGACGTCGTGCGCGTCGCCACCGCCGAGGAGCTGCGCCGGGCGTGCGGCGCCGCCTTCGGCGACGCGGACGTCCTGGTCATGGCGGCGGCGGTCGCGGACTTCCGTCCCGTCGCTCCGGCGGCCGGGAAGATCAAGAAGGCCGGGCGCGACGAGCTGACGATCACCCTCGAGGCGACGACGGACGTGCTGTCCGAGCTCGCCGGGCGGCGCCGGCCGGGCCAGACCCTCGTGGGCTTCGCCGCCGAGCACGGTCCGGAGGCACTGGTCCACGCCCGCGGCAAGCTCGAGCGCAAGGGCCTCGACGCCGTCGTGGTCAACGACGTCTCGCTGCCGGGGATCGCGTTCGACGCCGACCACAACGCCGTCACGATCGTGACGGCCGCCGGCGACGAGCCCGTCGCGCGGGCGCCGAAGGCAGACGTCGCGGACGCGATCCTCGATCACGTGGTGCGCGCCCGCACCGCCTGA
- the rpoZ gene encoding DNA-directed RNA polymerase subunit omega, translating into MISPRMDQLLGHVDSNYASVLVAAKRARQINAYYHNLGEGAFDEFPPPMVETASKNYLTIALEEIAAGKITYRYR; encoded by the coding sequence ATGATCTCTCCGCGCATGGACCAGCTCCTGGGGCACGTCGACTCGAACTACGCGTCGGTCCTGGTCGCGGCGAAGCGCGCCCGGCAGATCAACGCGTACTACCACAACCTCGGCGAGGGGGCCTTCGACGAGTTCCCGCCCCCGATGGTGGAGACGGCGTCGAAGAACTACCTGACGATCGCCCTCGAGGAGATCGCCGCCGGCAAGATCACCTACCGCTACCGGTAG
- the gmk gene encoding guanylate kinase has translation MARVFVITGPSGVGKGTLIRRLRETIPELRVSVSATTRPPRAGEEHGRDYWFLDDAEFDRRVGEGDFVEHAEYAGRKYGTLREELERHLGEGAPVVLEIEVQGARQVRETMPEAVQVFVVPPSFDALRERLESRGTDGADTIARRLEVSRVELESQHEFDHRLVNDDLDATARQLETLVREQLSSAGAV, from the coding sequence GTGGCGCGCGTCTTCGTCATCACCGGCCCGTCGGGCGTCGGCAAGGGCACCCTGATCCGGCGCCTGCGCGAGACGATCCCGGAGCTGCGCGTCAGCGTGTCGGCGACGACCCGCCCGCCTCGCGCCGGCGAGGAGCACGGCCGCGACTACTGGTTCCTCGACGACGCCGAGTTCGACCGCCGCGTCGGCGAGGGCGACTTCGTCGAGCACGCCGAGTACGCCGGTCGCAAGTACGGCACGCTGCGCGAGGAGCTCGAGCGGCACCTCGGCGAGGGGGCGCCGGTCGTCCTGGAGATCGAGGTGCAGGGCGCCCGCCAGGTCCGCGAGACGATGCCCGAGGCCGTCCAGGTCTTCGTCGTGCCGCCGTCGTTCGACGCGCTGCGCGAGCGGCTCGAGTCGCGCGGCACGGACGGGGCGGACACGATCGCCCGGCGCCTCGAGGTCTCGCGCGTCGAGCTGGAGAGCCAGCACGAGTTCGACCACCGGCTGGTCAACGACGACCTGGACGCCACCGCGCGTCAGCTCGAGACGCTCGTTCGCGAGCAGCTCTCCTCCGCCGGCGCGGTCTGA
- the mihF gene encoding integration host factor, actinobacterial type yields MSTAANAPSKPSATPERSLNQRMDALQRANEVRSQRAALKRDLKAGRQSIDRLLMDPPEWLETAKVVDMLLAVPKYGRVRAGKILQQCRISASKTIGGLTPRQRAELVQALRAPRG; encoded by the coding sequence ATGTCGACCGCCGCCAACGCCCCGTCCAAGCCCTCGGCCACCCCCGAGCGGTCGCTGAACCAGCGCATGGACGCGCTGCAGCGCGCCAACGAGGTGCGGTCGCAGCGGGCGGCGCTCAAGCGCGATCTCAAGGCCGGTCGGCAGTCCATCGACCGCCTCCTCATGGACCCGCCGGAGTGGCTCGAGACGGCGAAGGTCGTCGACATGCTCCTCGCGGTGCCGAAGTACGGGCGCGTCCGCGCCGGCAAGATCCTCCAGCAGTGCCGCATCTCGGCCTCGAAGACGATCGGGGGCCTGACCCCGCGTCAGCGCGCCGAGCTCGTCCAGGCCCTCCGCGCGCCGCGCGGCTGA